In the Pseudomonas sp. DTU_2021_1001937_2_SI_NGA_ILE_001 genome, one interval contains:
- a CDS encoding hydrogen peroxide-inducible genes activator encodes MTLTELRYIVTLAQEQHFGHAAERCHVSQPTLSVGVKKLEDELGVLIFERSKSAVRLTPVGEGIVAQAQKVLEQAQGIRELAQAGKNQLTAPLKVGAIYTVGPYLFPHLIPQLHRVAPQMPLYIEENFTHILRDKLRNGELDAIIIALPFNEADVLTLPLYDEPFYVLMPSGHPWTRQESIEAGALNDKSLLLLGEGHCFRDQVLEACPTLNKGGEGAKHTTVESSSLETIRHMVASGLGVSILPLSAVHSHHYAPGVIEVRPLTAPAPFRTVAIAWRASFPRPKAIEILADSVRLCSVVRPKAEAN; translated from the coding sequence ATGACCCTTACAGAATTGCGCTATATCGTCACGCTTGCCCAAGAGCAGCACTTTGGCCATGCGGCCGAACGGTGCCACGTCAGCCAGCCTACGCTGTCGGTTGGCGTGAAGAAGCTCGAAGACGAGCTCGGCGTACTCATCTTCGAACGCAGCAAGAGTGCCGTGCGCCTTACCCCGGTGGGTGAGGGCATCGTCGCCCAGGCGCAGAAGGTCCTCGAGCAGGCCCAGGGCATCCGTGAACTGGCCCAGGCCGGCAAGAACCAGCTCACCGCTCCGCTGAAGGTCGGTGCCATCTATACCGTCGGCCCTTACCTGTTCCCGCACCTGATCCCGCAACTGCATCGCGTGGCACCGCAGATGCCGCTGTACATCGAGGAAAACTTCACGCACATCCTGCGTGACAAACTGCGCAACGGCGAACTGGACGCGATCATCATCGCCCTGCCATTCAACGAAGCCGACGTGCTGACCCTGCCCCTGTATGACGAGCCGTTCTACGTGCTGATGCCGTCCGGCCACCCCTGGACCCGCCAGGAAAGCATCGAGGCCGGGGCGCTGAACGACAAGAGCCTGCTGCTGCTCGGCGAGGGCCACTGCTTCCGTGACCAGGTCCTGGAAGCCTGCCCTACACTGAACAAGGGCGGCGAGGGCGCCAAGCACACCACGGTGGAATCCAGCTCGCTGGAAACCATCCGCCACATGGTCGCTTCGGGGCTGGGCGTGTCGATCCTGCCGTTGTCGGCGGTGCACAGCCACCACTACGCGCCCGGCGTCATCGAAGTCCGCCCACTGACCGCACCAGCACCGTTCCGTACCGTGGCCATCGCCTGGCGTGCCAGCTTCCCACGGCCCAAGGCCATCGAGATCCTGGCTGACTCGGTACGGCTGTGCTCGGTGGTGCGACCCAAGGCAGAAGCCAACTAG
- a CDS encoding TonB family protein, whose amino-acid sequence MTTMRQTLTRYSGSLLLVLAVHAVAVLLALRWPASQAIELPPQAMMIELPPMPEPTPPPPAVVQPPTPPAPVEEPPMPEVAEAPKPEIVVPKKVEKPKPKPEPKKPEVKKPEPPKEKPVEQKPVDTPPQAKVEKPAAPAAPPSPPAPPSNAVPNWQGELLSHLAKYKKYPDDARRRGMQGTARVRFMIDAQGNVLSSSIVGGSGSSSLDRATLEMLRRAQPLPKPPAEALNNGTIEITAPFVYSLDKR is encoded by the coding sequence ATGACCACGATGCGCCAAACACTGACGCGCTACAGCGGCAGCCTGTTGTTGGTGCTGGCCGTGCATGCCGTCGCAGTGCTTCTGGCCCTGCGCTGGCCGGCCTCCCAGGCGATCGAACTGCCGCCGCAGGCGATGATGATCGAACTGCCACCGATGCCTGAGCCGACACCCCCGCCGCCAGCGGTGGTGCAGCCGCCCACCCCGCCCGCGCCGGTGGAAGAGCCGCCGATGCCAGAAGTGGCCGAAGCACCGAAGCCGGAAATCGTCGTGCCCAAGAAGGTGGAAAAGCCCAAGCCCAAACCCGAGCCGAAAAAGCCCGAGGTGAAGAAGCCTGAGCCGCCGAAGGAGAAGCCGGTCGAACAGAAGCCGGTGGACACGCCGCCACAGGCCAAGGTCGAGAAGCCCGCTGCGCCTGCAGCACCGCCAAGCCCACCGGCGCCACCCAGCAATGCCGTGCCGAACTGGCAAGGCGAGCTGTTGAGTCATCTGGCCAAGTACAAGAAGTACCCCGACGATGCCCGCCGCCGCGGCATGCAGGGTACGGCTCGTGTGCGTTTCATGATCGACGCCCAGGGCAACGTACTGTCGTCCTCCATCGTCGGCGGCTCGGGAAGCTCGTCCCTGGACCGTGCCACGCTGGAGATGCTACGCCGTGCACAGCCACTGCCCAAGCCGCCAGCGGAAGCCTTGAACAACGGCACCATCGAGATCACCGCACCCTTCGTTTACTCCCTGGATAAACGCTGA
- the exbD gene encoding TonB system transport protein ExbD encodes MGLHLNEGGDDLAENHEINVTPFIDVMLVLLIIFMVAAPLATVDIKVDLPASTAKPQPRPEKPIFLSVKEDKNLYLGNDQVSREQIGQVLDQRTHGKKDTTIFFQADKGVDYGDLMEVMNTLRAAGYLKVGLVGLETAGKK; translated from the coding sequence GTGGGCCTGCATCTCAATGAAGGCGGCGACGATCTCGCCGAGAACCATGAAATCAACGTGACGCCGTTCATCGACGTCATGCTGGTTCTGCTGATCATCTTCATGGTCGCCGCACCACTGGCGACCGTGGACATCAAGGTCGACCTGCCAGCGTCTACGGCCAAACCACAGCCCAGGCCGGAAAAGCCGATCTTCCTCAGCGTCAAGGAAGACAAGAACCTGTACCTGGGCAACGACCAGGTGTCCCGCGAGCAGATCGGCCAGGTCCTGGACCAGCGCACCCACGGCAAGAAGGACACCACGATCTTCTTCCAGGCTGACAAGGGCGTGGACTACGGCGACCTGATGGAAGTCATGAACACCCTGCGCGCCGCCGGTTACCTGAAAGTCGGCCTGGTGGGCCTAGAGACGGCAGGGAAAAAATGA
- the exbB gene encoding tonB-system energizer ExbB, with the protein MTCTSPTASPTTLFSLTRAWRAAAALALSLTLAPVALADQTAPAANGATPAAATAPAPAPQNAAPSAPAAAPAGDQAADEDALAGENSLGMSAHDLSPWGMYQNADIVVKAVMIGLALASIITWTIWIAKGLELLGAKRRLRTEIASLKKARTLNEAAEQNRKEGTLAHLLVHDAQEEMRLSANSREREGIKERVSFRLERLVANCGRTMSTGTGVLATIGSTAPFVGLFGTVWGIMNSFIGIAKTQTTNLAVVAPGIAEALLATAIGLVAAIPAVVIYNVFARSIAGYKAQVSDASAQVLLLVSRDLDHLPEQGERGQHHPQMVKVG; encoded by the coding sequence ATGACATGCACTTCTCCAACCGCCTCGCCAACCACGCTTTTCAGCCTGACTCGCGCCTGGCGCGCGGCAGCTGCACTGGCGCTGAGTCTGACACTCGCGCCTGTCGCCCTTGCCGATCAGACCGCACCAGCCGCCAACGGTGCGACCCCCGCTGCCGCCACGGCACCAGCCCCCGCCCCCCAGAATGCCGCGCCAAGCGCACCGGCCGCCGCGCCCGCTGGCGACCAGGCTGCGGATGAAGACGCGCTGGCCGGCGAGAACAGCCTGGGCATGAGCGCCCACGACCTGTCGCCTTGGGGCATGTACCAGAACGCCGACATCGTGGTGAAGGCCGTGATGATCGGCCTGGCACTGGCCTCGATCATCACCTGGACCATCTGGATCGCCAAAGGCCTCGAGCTGCTGGGCGCCAAGCGTCGTCTGCGCACCGAGATCGCCAGCCTGAAGAAGGCGCGCACCCTCAACGAAGCCGCCGAGCAGAACCGCAAGGAAGGCACCCTGGCGCACCTGCTGGTCCACGATGCCCAGGAAGAAATGCGCCTGTCGGCCAACAGCCGTGAGCGCGAAGGCATCAAGGAGCGCGTCAGCTTCCGCCTCGAGCGCCTGGTGGCCAACTGCGGTCGCACCATGAGCACCGGTACCGGCGTGCTGGCCACCATCGGCTCCACCGCGCCCTTCGTCGGCCTGTTCGGCACCGTGTGGGGCATCATGAACAGCTTCATCGGCATCGCCAAGACCCAGACCACCAACCTCGCCGTGGTCGCCCCCGGTATCGCCGAAGCCCTGCTGGCCACTGCCATCGGTCTGGTCGCGGCCATTCCGGCGGTGGTCATCTACAACGTCTTCGCCCGTTCCATCGCCGGCTACAAGGCCCAGGTCTCCGACGCTTCGGCACAGGTCCTGCTGCTGGTCAGCCGTGACCTGGACCACCTGCCCGAGCAGGGTGAGCGCGGCCAGCACCATCCACAAATGGTCAAGGTGGGCTGA
- a CDS encoding NAD-dependent epimerase/dehydratase family protein, whose protein sequence is MSAPTLLIAGCGDIGSRLAAQLLPQGWAVHGLRRQVAALPAGVRGVAADLFQPHRPVAWPTGAIDYLVYCATPTERDEAGYRQAYVQGLRHVLSWLREAGQAPRRVIFVSSSSVYAQSEGEWVDETSPAEAERFSGQVLLDAEGVALGCEWPASVVRLTGIYGPGRNDLSSKVRQGYRVALEPPVYANRIHADDAAGLLVHLLQADARGVVLEDCYLGVDDAPAPLAEVVAWMREYLGVTHWSEQETLRRAGSKRCSNARARALGWVPRYPDYRAGYAALLG, encoded by the coding sequence ATGTCCGCACCCACGCTGTTGATCGCCGGTTGTGGCGATATCGGTTCGCGCCTGGCTGCGCAATTGCTACCTCAGGGCTGGGCGGTGCATGGCCTGCGGCGTCAGGTCGCGGCGCTGCCGGCGGGCGTGCGCGGGGTCGCCGCCGACTTGTTCCAGCCACACAGGCCGGTTGCCTGGCCGACCGGCGCTATCGATTACCTGGTTTATTGTGCGACGCCTACCGAGCGTGACGAGGCCGGCTACCGGCAGGCCTACGTACAGGGCCTGCGGCACGTACTGAGTTGGTTGCGCGAGGCTGGCCAGGCGCCGCGCCGGGTGATTTTCGTCTCCAGCAGCAGTGTCTATGCGCAGAGCGAGGGCGAATGGGTCGACGAGACGTCGCCTGCCGAGGCCGAGCGCTTCTCCGGGCAGGTGCTGCTGGACGCGGAAGGCGTCGCCCTTGGCTGCGAATGGCCGGCCAGCGTAGTACGCCTGACCGGTATCTATGGGCCGGGGCGCAACGACCTGTCGAGCAAGGTACGCCAAGGCTATCGCGTGGCGCTCGAGCCGCCGGTGTATGCCAACCGTATCCACGCCGATGATGCGGCCGGCCTGCTGGTGCATCTGCTGCAGGCCGATGCCCGGGGCGTGGTGCTGGAAGATTGCTACCTGGGGGTCGACGACGCGCCCGCGCCGCTGGCCGAGGTGGTGGCCTGGATGCGCGAGTACCTGGGGGTGACGCACTGGTCGGAACAGGAAACCCTGCGCCGTGCCGGCAGCAAGCGCTGCAGCAACGCACGGGCACGGGCGCTGGGGTGGGTGCCGCGCTACCCGGACTATCGTGCCGGGTACGCGGCCTTGCTGGGCTGA
- a CDS encoding RidA family protein — protein MTKTVINSDKAPAAIGTYSQAIKAGNTVYMSGQIPLDPKTMELVEGIEAQITQVFENLKSVAEAAGGSFKDIVKLNIFLTDLGHFAKVNEIMGKYFEQPYPARAAIGVAALPRGSQVEMDAILVVE, from the coding sequence ATGACCAAGACCGTCATCAACAGCGACAAGGCCCCTGCGGCCATCGGCACCTATTCCCAGGCCATCAAGGCGGGCAACACCGTCTATATGTCCGGGCAGATTCCGCTGGATCCCAAGACCATGGAACTGGTCGAAGGCATCGAAGCCCAGATCACCCAGGTCTTCGAGAACCTCAAGTCGGTCGCCGAGGCCGCTGGCGGCTCGTTCAAGGACATCGTTAAGCTGAACATCTTCCTGACCGACCTGGGCCACTTCGCCAAGGTCAACGAGATCATGGGTAAGTACTTCGAACAGCCCTACCCGGCACGCGCCGCCATCGGCGTGGCTGCCCTGCCGCGTGGTTCGCAGGTCGAAATGGACGCCATCCTGGTCGTCGAGTAA
- the spoT gene encoding bifunctional GTP diphosphokinase/guanosine-3',5'-bis pyrophosphate 3'-pyrophosphohydrolase, which translates to MPSIDVLADRLSAYLSKDQVNLVRRAYFYAEQAHDGQRRRSGEAYVTHPLAVANILADMHMDHQSLMAAMLHDVIEDTGIAKEALSSQFGETVAELVDGVSKLTQMNFETKAEAQAENFQKMAMAMARDIRVILVKLADRLHNMRTLEVLSGEKRRRIAKETLEIYAPIANRLGMHSVRIEFEDLGFKAMYPMRSTRIGQAVKRARGNRKELVNKIEESLSHCLAVDGIEGEVSGRQKHLYGIYKKMRGKRRAFNEIMDVYAFRIVVDKVDTCYRVLGAVHNLYKPLPGRFKDYIAIPKANGYQSLHTTLFGMHGVPIEIQIRTREMEEMANNGIAAHWLYKSSDDDQPKGSHARARQWVKGVLEMQQRAGNSLEFIESVKIDLFPDEVYVFTPKGRIMELPKGSTAVDFAYAVHTDVGNSCIACRINRRLAPLSEPLQSGSTVEIVSAPGARPNPAWLNFVVTGKARTHIRHALKLQRRSESINLGERLLNKVLNGFETSLDKISPERVQAALAEYRVEVLEDLLEDIGLGNRMAYVVARRLLGEGEQLPSPEGPLAIRGTEGLVLSYAKCCTPIPGDPIVGHLSAGKGMVVHLENCRNISEIRHNPEKCLQLSWAKDVTGEFNVELRVELEHQRGLIALLASSVNAADGNIEKISMDERDGRISVVQLVVSVHDRVHLARVIKKLRALPGVTRITRMRA; encoded by the coding sequence TTGCCGAGCATAGACGTCCTCGCCGATCGCCTTTCGGCCTACCTCAGCAAGGACCAGGTGAACCTGGTCCGCCGCGCCTATTTCTACGCCGAACAGGCGCACGACGGTCAGCGCCGCCGCAGCGGCGAAGCCTACGTCACCCATCCCCTGGCGGTCGCCAACATCCTCGCCGACATGCACATGGACCATCAGAGCCTGATGGCCGCGATGCTGCATGACGTCATCGAGGACACCGGCATCGCCAAGGAAGCGCTCAGTTCGCAGTTCGGCGAAACCGTCGCGGAACTGGTCGACGGGGTCAGCAAGCTGACCCAGATGAACTTCGAGACCAAGGCCGAGGCGCAGGCCGAGAACTTCCAGAAGATGGCCATGGCCATGGCCCGGGACATCCGCGTCATCCTGGTCAAGCTGGCTGACCGCCTGCACAACATGCGCACCCTGGAAGTCCTCTCCGGTGAAAAACGCCGGCGCATCGCCAAGGAAACCCTGGAGATCTACGCCCCCATCGCCAACCGGCTGGGCATGCACAGCGTACGCATCGAGTTCGAAGACCTCGGCTTCAAGGCCATGTACCCCATGCGCTCGACGCGCATCGGCCAGGCGGTCAAACGGGCCCGCGGCAACCGCAAGGAACTGGTCAACAAGATCGAGGAATCGCTGAGCCACTGCCTGGCGGTCGACGGCATCGAAGGCGAGGTCAGCGGGCGCCAGAAGCACCTGTACGGCATCTACAAGAAGATGCGCGGCAAGCGTCGCGCCTTCAACGAGATCATGGACGTCTACGCGTTCCGTATCGTGGTCGACAAGGTTGACACCTGCTATCGCGTACTGGGCGCCGTACACAACCTGTACAAACCCTTGCCGGGCCGCTTCAAGGACTACATCGCGATCCCCAAGGCCAACGGCTACCAGTCGCTGCACACCACGCTGTTCGGCATGCATGGCGTGCCCATCGAGATCCAGATCCGCACCCGCGAGATGGAAGAGATGGCCAACAACGGCATCGCCGCCCACTGGCTGTACAAGTCCAGTGACGACGACCAACCCAAGGGCTCGCACGCGCGGGCTCGCCAGTGGGTCAAGGGCGTACTGGAAATGCAGCAGCGCGCCGGCAACTCCCTGGAGTTCATCGAAAGCGTCAAGATCGACCTGTTTCCCGACGAAGTCTACGTGTTCACCCCCAAGGGCCGGATCATGGAGCTGCCCAAGGGCTCCACGGCCGTGGACTTCGCCTATGCCGTTCACACTGACGTCGGCAACAGCTGCATCGCCTGCCGCATCAACCGTCGCCTGGCACCGCTCTCCGAGCCGTTGCAGAGTGGCTCGACGGTCGAGATCGTCAGCGCCCCCGGCGCGCGACCGAACCCGGCCTGGCTGAACTTCGTGGTCACCGGCAAGGCGCGCACGCACATTCGCCATGCACTGAAGCTGCAACGCCGCTCCGAGTCGATCAACCTCGGCGAGCGCCTGCTCAACAAGGTACTCAACGGCTTCGAGACCAGCCTCGACAAGATCAGCCCCGAGCGCGTCCAGGCCGCCCTGGCCGAGTACCGCGTCGAGGTGCTGGAAGACCTGCTCGAAGACATCGGCCTGGGCAACCGCATGGCCTACGTGGTCGCTCGCCGCCTGCTGGGCGAAGGCGAACAGCTGCCCAGCCCCGAAGGCCCACTGGCGATTCGCGGCACCGAAGGCCTGGTGCTCAGCTACGCCAAATGCTGCACGCCGATCCCGGGCGACCCCATCGTCGGTCATCTGTCGGCGGGCAAAGGCATGGTGGTGCACCTGGAAAACTGCCGCAACATCAGCGAAATCCGCCACAACCCGGAAAAGTGCCTGCAACTGTCGTGGGCCAAGGACGTTACCGGCGAATTCAATGTCGAGTTGCGCGTCGAGCTCGAACACCAGCGCGGCCTGATCGCCCTGCTGGCCAGCAGCGTCAACGCCGCCGACGGCAACATCGAGAAGATCAGCATGGATGAACGCGATGGTCGCATCAGCGTGGTCCAGCTGGTGGTCAGCGTGCACGATCGCGTACACCTGGCCCGAGTCATCAAGAAGCTGCGCGCCCTGCCCGGTGTGACCCGCATCACCCGCATGCGCGCCTAG
- the rpoZ gene encoding DNA-directed RNA polymerase subunit omega, producing the protein MARVTVEDCLENVDNRFELVMLATKRSRQLATGGKEPKVAWENDKPTVVALREIAAGLVDNAVIAEAEIVEDEPLFAAFEDESSEAV; encoded by the coding sequence ATGGCCCGCGTGACTGTTGAAGACTGCCTGGAAAACGTCGATAACCGCTTCGAGCTGGTCATGCTCGCCACCAAGCGTTCGCGTCAGCTCGCCACAGGCGGCAAAGAGCCCAAGGTTGCTTGGGAAAACGACAAGCCCACCGTCGTCGCCCTGCGTGAAATCGCCGCCGGCCTGGTGGACAACGCTGTCATCGCTGAAGCCGAGATCGTCGAAGACGAGCCGCTGTTCGCTGCCTTCGAGGACGAGTCCAGCGAGGCCGTATAA
- the gmk gene encoding guanylate kinase, producing MTQSTGTLYIVSAPSGAGKTSLVTALIDADRQIRVSVSHTTRAMRPGEVNGVNYHFVERAEFLRMIEQGDFLEQAEVFGNLYGTSQSSLQEVLDAGYDLILEIDWQGAEQVRNLMPDALSIFILPPSQEALRQRLNGRGQDSDEIIEGRMREAVSEMSHYGAYDYIVVNDDFDVALDDLKAIFRANRLTQAHQQRRHQALLAQLLG from the coding sequence ATGACCCAGAGTACCGGCACCCTGTATATCGTTTCCGCCCCGTCCGGCGCGGGCAAGACCAGCCTCGTCACGGCGCTGATCGACGCCGACCGGCAGATCCGCGTCTCGGTATCGCATACCACCCGGGCCATGCGCCCTGGCGAAGTCAACGGCGTGAACTACCACTTCGTCGAGCGCGCCGAATTCCTGCGCATGATCGAACAAGGGGATTTCCTGGAGCAGGCCGAGGTTTTCGGCAACCTCTACGGCACCTCGCAGAGCAGCCTTCAGGAAGTGCTCGATGCCGGCTATGACCTGATCCTGGAGATCGACTGGCAGGGCGCCGAGCAGGTGCGCAACCTGATGCCCGACGCCCTGTCGATCTTCATCCTGCCACCCAGCCAGGAAGCCCTGCGCCAACGCCTCAACGGCCGCGGCCAGGACAGCGACGAGATCATCGAAGGACGGATGCGCGAGGCGGTCAGCGAAATGAGCCACTACGGCGCGTACGACTACATCGTGGTCAACGACGACTTCGACGTGGCACTCGACGACCTGAAGGCGATTTTCCGCGCCAACCGCCTGACCCAGGCGCATCAGCAGCGCCGCCACCAGGCCTTGCTGGCGCAGTTGCTGGGCTGA
- a CDS encoding YicC/YloC family endoribonuclease, with protein MVHSMTAFARTERADAQGTLSWELRSVNHRYLEPHLRLPEAFRDLEGAVREALRQGLSRGKVECTLRFIEENAGKPLQVDRERAAQLVAAAEQVAALIQQPAPLNPLEVLAWPGVLVADAADPQALNSAALALFNQALGELKKGRAREGAGLVALLEERLESITQEVNTLRALVPQMLATQRQKILDRFADMKTELDPQRLEQEMVLLAQKSDVAEELDRLTTHVTEVRRVLKAGGQAGRRLDFLMQELNREANTLGSKAFDPRSTQAAVNLKVLIEQMREQVQNIE; from the coding sequence ATGGTGCACAGCATGACAGCCTTCGCCCGGACCGAACGGGCCGACGCCCAGGGCACCCTGAGCTGGGAACTGCGCTCGGTCAACCATCGCTACCTCGAACCGCACCTGCGCCTGCCCGAGGCCTTCCGCGATCTCGAAGGCGCCGTGCGCGAAGCCCTGCGCCAGGGGCTGTCGCGCGGCAAGGTGGAGTGCACCCTGCGCTTCATCGAGGAGAATGCCGGCAAGCCCTTGCAGGTCGACCGCGAGCGCGCCGCACAGCTGGTGGCCGCCGCCGAGCAGGTCGCGGCGCTGATCCAGCAGCCAGCCCCCTTGAACCCGCTGGAAGTCCTCGCCTGGCCGGGCGTGCTGGTGGCCGATGCCGCCGACCCGCAGGCCCTGAACAGCGCCGCTCTGGCCCTGTTCAACCAGGCCTTGGGGGAACTGAAGAAAGGCCGCGCCCGAGAAGGTGCCGGCCTGGTCGCCCTGCTCGAAGAGCGTCTGGAATCCATCACCCAGGAAGTGAACACGTTGCGTGCCCTGGTGCCTCAGATGCTGGCCACGCAACGCCAGAAGATCCTCGACCGCTTCGCCGACATGAAGACCGAGCTGGACCCGCAGCGCCTGGAACAGGAAATGGTCCTGCTGGCGCAGAAGAGCGACGTCGCCGAGGAACTCGACCGCCTGACCACCCACGTCACCGAGGTGCGCCGCGTGCTCAAGGCTGGCGGCCAGGCCGGGCGACGCCTGGACTTCCTGATGCAGGAACTCAACCGCGAGGCCAATACGCTCGGCTCCAAGGCTTTCGACCCGCGCAGTACGCAGGCGGCGGTCAACCTCAAGGTGCTGATCGAACAAATGCGCGAACAAGTGCAGAACATTGAGTAA
- the rph gene encoding ribonuclease PH: MKRPSGRAADQLRPIRITRNYTKHAEGSVLVEFGDTKVICTVSVENGVPRFLKGQGQGWLTAEYGMLPRSTGERNQREASRGKQGGRTLEIQRLIGRSLRAALDMTKLGDITLYVDCDVIQADGGTRTASITGSMVALIDALKLIKKRGGLKAGDPLKQMIGAVSVGIYQGEPVLDLDYLEDSAAETDLNVVMTSAGGFIEVQGTAEGAPFQPEELNAMLELARKGMAEIFELQRAALAD; encoded by the coding sequence ATGAAACGTCCAAGTGGCCGCGCTGCCGACCAGCTGCGCCCGATCCGTATCACCCGCAACTACACCAAACACGCCGAGGGCTCCGTGCTGGTCGAGTTCGGTGACACCAAGGTCATCTGCACCGTCAGCGTCGAGAACGGCGTGCCGCGCTTCCTCAAGGGGCAGGGGCAGGGCTGGCTGACCGCCGAGTACGGCATGCTGCCGCGTTCCACCGGCGAGCGTAACCAGCGTGAGGCCAGCCGCGGCAAGCAGGGTGGCCGCACCCTGGAAATCCAGCGCCTGATCGGCCGTTCGCTGCGCGCCGCGCTGGACATGACCAAGCTGGGCGACATCACCCTGTACGTCGACTGCGACGTGATTCAGGCCGACGGCGGCACCCGTACCGCGTCCATCACCGGTTCCATGGTCGCGCTGATCGACGCCCTGAAACTGATCAAGAAGCGTGGCGGCCTGAAGGCGGGCGATCCGCTCAAGCAGATGATCGGTGCCGTCTCCGTGGGCATCTACCAGGGCGAGCCGGTCCTGGACCTGGATTATCTGGAAGATTCCGCTGCCGAGACCGACCTGAACGTGGTCATGACCAGCGCGGGTGGCTTCATCGAAGTGCAGGGCACTGCCGAGGGGGCGCCGTTCCAGCCTGAAGAGCTCAATGCGATGCTCGAGCTGGCGCGCAAGGGCATGGCGGAAATCTTCGAACTGCAGCGCGCTGCGCTGGCCGACTGA
- a CDS encoding DUF4870 domain-containing protein, protein MTDFSTSLNKPDPQSRQWAMFCHLAAFAGLFVPFGNLIGPLILWQLKKESDPFVDAQGKEALNFQITVSIAAVICFMLVFVVIGIPLLMLIGIGALVLIIIAAVKASDGLDYRYPFTWRPLK, encoded by the coding sequence ATGACCGATTTTTCGACCTCGTTGAACAAGCCCGACCCGCAGTCGCGCCAGTGGGCCATGTTCTGTCATCTGGCGGCGTTCGCCGGGCTGTTCGTCCCGTTCGGCAACTTGATCGGGCCGCTGATTCTCTGGCAGTTGAAGAAGGAGTCCGACCCCTTCGTGGACGCTCAGGGCAAGGAGGCGCTGAACTTCCAGATCACCGTCAGCATCGCGGCGGTCATCTGCTTCATGCTGGTGTTCGTCGTCATCGGCATCCCGCTGCTGATGCTGATCGGCATTGGCGCGCTGGTGCTGATCATCATCGCGGCGGTCAAGGCCAGCGACGGTCTGGATTATCGCTATCCGTTCACCTGGAGGCCGCTGAAGTAG